One genomic segment of Gasterosteus aculeatus chromosome 6, fGasAcu3.hap1.1, whole genome shotgun sequence includes these proteins:
- the LOC120821112 gene encoding dual specificity protein phosphatase 19, giving the protein MHSLSQEIQSFSKDRLKKQCTLVTTVTGRRLLERRGDGGEGEEQVEELEEDGGCGFVEDKSLDLQVGVVRPFLLLASQDAAHDADTLQRHKVSHVLNVAYGVANLFPDQYVYKALPILDLPDTDITAYLGECSSFVDRAREKGGVVLVHCNAGVSRSTSIVIGYLMMREGLTFDEAYGQVKAARPSIRPNPGFHQQLRGYEP; this is encoded by the exons ATGCATTCACTGTCTCAGGAGATCCAAAGCTTCTCCAAAGACCGCCTGAAGAAGCAGTGCACCCTCGTTACCACGGTGACCGGCAGGAGGCTGCTGGAgaggaggggtgatggaggagagggagaggagcaggtcgaggagctggaggaggacggcggATGTGGGTTTGTTGAAGATAAAAGTCTGGACCTTCAAGTTGGCGTCGTCAGACCCTTCCTACTGCTGg CCTCTCAGGATGCAGCCCACGACGCCGACACCCTGCAGAGACATAAG GTGTCTCATGTGttaaatgtggcgtacggagtCGCCAACCTGTTCCCAGATCAGTACGTCTACAAGGCGCTCCCGATCCTGGACCTGCCGGACACGGACATCACCGCGTACCTGGGGGAGTGCAGCTCCTTCGTGGACCGGGCCCGAGAAAAG GGCGGTGTGGTCCTGGTCCACTGCAACGCCGGCGTGTCGCGCTCCACCTCCATCGTGATTGGCTACCTGATGATGAGGGAGGGGCTCACGTTTGACGAGGCCTACGGTCAGGTGAAGGCGGCCCGGCCCTCGATTCGCCCGAACCCCGGCTTCCACCAGCAGCTGCGGGGCTACGAACCGTGA